The Alnus glutinosa chromosome 8, dhAlnGlut1.1, whole genome shotgun sequence DNA segment taattttaaaggtcaaaatTACTAATGTTCAATGGTAAACTCGAACGACCCTTAATCCTACCCTAAGCCATGTCAGTTGAGCCTCACGGCTTAATCTAATCCGAAGTCTCCAGCTGATGTGTAGCTGACATGGCTCGCCGATCCTGTACGAGCTGCCAGCTGGAACTAGATGGGTGTCAACATATATGACTCCGGAAGTCACCAAAACTCCAGCAACCAATCTCCGTCGGTTGCATCTTCCTTTTCTCGGATAAACAACGTCTACTAGTTGCCGAAAGAGAAGATATTTTTGTCCTTTCTCTGTCATTCTTCCATACAACTTTGTTACAAAATCTTAgtatatgttttttctttgaaaagcaCCTGcctatatgtatgtatatatatataggataatcTAAGTTGAATAAGGCGTGGACGTCTACAATTGTCCAAAACCATCTCCTGTCGCTTCTTCCCTAGTTTTAGTCTCTCGATTCTCATTCTCTTCCGTAGTTTCTATTCACCCATTTAACGAAGCAAACTTTGAGTACTGCTGGTGTTTTTGGAGGTGAAAATGACGATCACAGCCACGCCGAGTGTCAAGGAGGGATGTCTCGTGGTGAGGGGCAAGGTGGTGTCGACTGGGGTGCCAGAGAACGTTGTCGTTTCTCCGGTTGGCTCCGGGGCGGCTTTCATCGGTGCAACCTCTACTACTCCAAGTTCACGTCATGTTTTCAGCCTTGGTGTTCTTGAGTGAGTTTCTAATCTCTCTCCCTCTACATTTCTTTCCTCAAATATCTGACATGTACTTCTCTGTTCTCTTTACATGATATGTTCGGTTGGTGAGAAGAGATTGCAATAAGTTTATGCAAATAGCAATTGCGCTCATAATCTGCTTGATGCATGTTTTGaattaaaagtaaaaccaaGGGGGCTTGGAGACAAGATAGGTCAGCAGTGACGGACCTACATAGGGGCCAAAAttttcccccaaattttttttattttttcaaaaaaaaaaaaaaaaagttttgcccccccccccaacaatatttttttttcttcaatttcgcCCTCATATTCAGAaggctgggtccgccactgCATGTCAGGTTGGGTCATACAAAAGAACAATATATTTCGTCAGaattatataaaagaataaCATTAAACATTACTACTTCCTGTACCCCATAAGAGGAAAAAGCTATGTTACTCAGAATTGTATACGTGATTATTGCTTTCTGtttcataaaaaaaagttaaatggaAATAATTTACGTAGCCATTACTTTGTCCTGTTTCTTATAGTTTGACATGAAAAATATGTGGCCATTCTAGGGAAGGATACAAGTTCTTGTCTCTCTTCAGAGTAAAAATCTGGTGGATGATTCCATGTTTTGGAAAATCGGGTAGTGAAATTCCCATGGAAACGCAAATGCTTCTTTTGGAAGCAAGACAAGATTCTGTCTTGCTTGATGAGACTTCTTCTGATCCAAATACTGAAAACACCTTCTACGTTCACTTCTTGCCTGTGTTGGATGGACAATTTAGGACAAGTTTGCAGGGGACTCCCGACAATGAGCTCAAGTTTTGCATTGAAAGTGGTTAGTTAGCtcttccagttttttttttttttttttttctttagtttcatATGTTGAACTAGATTTCATTTTGATCTGGTTTTCTATTTCGCTTGTTCTCAATCTTCAGGAGATGTCAATGTTCAATCCTTCCAATCACTGGAAGCAGTATTCATAAACTCTGGGGATAACCCGTTTGAGCTCATTAAGGATTCTATCAAGTATGTTTATTTAATTgcctttttatattatttgtcaATGTAAAGTAGCCATTTGCACATTCTTACTCTTCCACGTGTATAATAATGCAGGATACTAGAGAAGCACAAAGGTACTTTTAGCCACattaaaaacaagaaggtaacaAATATCCAAATACTTAACCAGTTTTACAGCTTCTGTTCATTTCATTCCAACTAATTTCCTTATTGTGCTTGAATCTACAGATACCAGCCCATTTAGACTGGTTTGGATGGTGCACTTGGGATGCTTTCTACACTGAAGTAAATCCACAAAGGATCAAAGAGGGTCTTCAGAGGTATAATAAGAGAATCATGTCTTTGAATAAAAGTTGTATCAATCTGAAACTTGCTCCAGAAGTTTAAGCACTGTTCTCTTGTATTCTGTTTTCCTGCAGTTTCAAGGAAGGAGGCTGTTCGCCCAAATTTCTGATAATTGATGATGGATGGCAAGAGACGGTAAATGAGTTCCAGAAAGAAGGCGAACCACTTATTGAAGGGATACAGTAagtcttcttttccttttatagGAATAATAACCCTTCTATAAAGTAGAAGCAATGTGTATCAGTTTGTTAATCGTCCACCCTGTTTCTTTGGTTGATCAATAGGTTTGCAACCAGATTGGTAGACATCAAAGAAAACAATAAGTTCAAGAGTTCAGGTTCAGATAATGCATGCATTGATCTCCATGATTTTATTGATTCCATCAAAGACAAATATGGGTTAAAGTAAGTTTTGCAATCTGGATGAGAAACTTATAAAAGTTTCAGTAATTTTGACCATGGACACTTAAATTATGCATGCAGATTTGTTTACGTCTGGCATGCTTTGGCTGGTTATTGGGGTGGCCTGCTGCCATCATCAGAAACAATGAAGAAGTACAACCCAAAGATTGCCTATCCAATCCAGTCACCTGGTAACACAGGGAACCTTAGAGACATCGTCATGGAGATCTTGGAAAAATTTGGAGTTGGGATTATAGACCCTCAAAACATTTTTGAGTTTTATAACGATCTCCACAGCTATCTTGCAAGCTGTGGTGTGGATGGAGTCAAGGTGGATGTTCAGAATTTGATAGAAACATTGGGTTCTGGGTACGGTGGACGTGTATCATTGACTAGACGCTATCAAGAAGCACTTGAGCAATCCATTGCAAGGAACTTCAAGGACAATAACCTGATTTGCTCCATGAGTCACAACTCAGACTCAATCTACAGGTTTGCCTACTCTCTTTATTTCAGaaacatataataaaattatgttaCCTAGTTGGAATGTAGTTTCTGATAAGTTTGTGTACTGTCAGTTCAAAGAAGAGTGCGGTTGCAAGAGCATCAGAGGATTTCACGCCAAGAGAACCAACATTTCAGACCTTACATATCGCCTCTGTGGCTTTTAATAGTCTTCTTCTAGGGGAGATTGTGGTTCCAGATTGGGATATGTTCCATGTAAGATATCCTACACATTTTATTCCCTTCCCACCAAGGAGCTCGTACAATTAGTTTTGCTTGATACTTTGTTGATACTCTGCTGATTTTTTTAATCTGTGGTGACTCAACATTATTATTTAAACTGGATTAGTTTTCTGTTGGAAAACATAACATAGTGATAGATATGTAACCCATATAATCATCCAATTCTACTCTTTTTGCACAACGTAGTGGAAGCTAAATACCATGTAGCTTGCAAAATCTAAGTGTTTGTCCTTCTTCATTCAGAGCAAACATGATACGGCTGAATTTCATGCTGCAGCAAGAGCATTAGGTGGGTGTGCGATATATGTAAGGTGAGACACAAAAGCAGTACCTATTGAATCTTTTTTACATGTCTTCTGAAGAGAATGCTATTTTATGCttaacttttattttccatGTGGGGAAGAAAATTCTTATGCGTTATTCAATTTCTATATAGTGACAAGCCTGGCAATCATGATTTCAAAATCCTCAGAAAGTTAGTATTGCCTGATGGGTCAATCTTAAGAGCAAGATATGCAGGGCGGCCTACTCGAGACTGTTTATTTGAAGACCCAGTGATGGACGGAAAAAGGTGAagtaatttcttaaatttatctTCTATGACTCTAGTCTGAATTAGTTTTTCCAGTTAAAATCAGTGCGTTCTAATCACTATGTGTATTGAATCTTTGCAGTCTCTTGAAAATATGGAACTTGAATAAGTTATCTGGGGTCCTTGGTGTTTTTAATTGCCAAGGAGCAGGAAGTTGGCCACTGAAAGAAGTAGTTCAAGGTATGTCTAGTGCCACATCTACATGTTCCTTAATCTCATGTCATGTGAGTCCCCAAGATGTTGAATTTCTTGAAGAGATTGCGGATGAAAGTTGGAATGGAGATTGCGCAATATATGCCTTCAGTTCAGGTTAACTTCTTCTTTCTCCATGTTAATTTGACCAAATAAACTGAAGGCTGAGGTCGACTTCTTTAGAATaacttcaagtttttttttttttaaatatatttcagGATCTCTTTCTAAATTGCCAAAGAAAGGAACACTTGAAGTGTCCTTGAGAACTCTAACATGTGAAATATACACCATCTCCCCGATCACAGTAAGTAGTCTAACCAACaattatttccaaaaaaaatctctttctaCTTGGTCTAATGCCAATAGTGTGGTTATGGTGTGAACAGGTTTTCAGAAGTGATCTTCTTTTCGCTCCAATTGGATTGGTTGACATGTACAACTCAGGAGGGGCAATAGAAGCCCTGAACTGCACTAGGGATCTCCCAGGGTGCACAATAAAAGTCAGAGGGCGAGGCTGTGGCCGGTTTGGAGCCTATTCGAGCACCAAACCGAGACACTGTATGGTAGATATGAAAGAAGAGGAATTCACATACAACGCTGAAGATGGATTATTGACAGTTAAACTTCAAGGTGAATGCAAATTGAAGGACATTGAATTTGTCTATTGAGGTGCGTGTCTTGAGGAATTATGCAGTAGACGAGGGAGTTAATACTGTTGCACGGGATCAACACGATTTGGTTCATGAGAATTGTAAACAGGTTTACGTAGAAAGTATCATGTAAACAACTGGTTTACTTGAATATAACTTTGTATGATTAATGATAGCCCCTTTTTTGCttttcccccccaaaaaaaatttatctttgtCTGTCTGTAAGaacatatactttaatttgaatcAAATGTATGTCCGTGTATTTGTCTAAATATACCGCCCATTATGCTTTCATTATTGCTGGTTCTAACTTGGGCTCGCACAAGGACATGTGATGCCTTCCGACAAGAGGACCcgaaaataaaagggaaaagggCCGAGTGCCCTACTACACTTGAAGAGTCCTACCAATCTCTGCAAAATTTTAGAGGTCTTGCCACATGATGCTTCAGGGCTCTTAGTTGAAGGTTTAAGAGGGACAAGTATGTACATGTTATCTTGTTCTTTCTCACAGTTTCCACCCACAAATCGTCAGTgtttttggatttctttttaaGTGTCAAATCTGAATCTCGGTTACTAGAGGAAAACCTCGAAATCAAATAGGAAACTGTAAaagtaccaaaattggtactgAAATTCTAAGGTTTTGATTTAGGGATTTTGTAATGGAATCGGTAGAAATGACagaattaatgaattaaaataGAAGAATTGAAGGAACTAGGAAGAAGAACACTAAATTGATTGAACGGAACTTATAATGCAAATAGCCACATTCGAGAGGGCTAATCTCCAGAGCATTCGAGGTGCTCGGCCTCCAAGTTTACTAAAGTAAACAATTCACTCATCAGATGCCCTCTCCAATTAGACTTCTAATCCTTATATAGCCCCCAATCTAAACTCTTAGCAATTTCTATGGGCTTTACTAATAACTACTAACCTAAGCTCATTCAGCCCACTATTGCAATTAAGCCCATCCAGCCACTAATGGACCGTTACATTACCCACCCCTTaaaagcaccttgcccacaaggtgcagGCCGAACAAAAACCCAGTCTCTTCAACAAAGACCCAGGCAGCTTCAAAATTACTTTCTTTCCATCCTTTTTGCCTTCAGGACCAATCACCAGTTTTATTGTATCTAGCAAGTATAATTCTCGGGACTGTAGTATAGTACTTCTCAGTATTGCGCAAGCCCCTACATTACTGTCCATGACATGCAAAATGACACGCGTGAGAAAGCCATCCTGCCATGCATTTGTTGCACACCGTGACCCACAAAATTCTAGAATACTTAAGAGTAAGCCAGCTAGTCTCCACTTCAAAAGCTGGTTGCTGTCATCCCTTTGTGAACAAAAATATAGCCTCCAATTGTTAGAAGCCCAATACTGTTTCCCTATGCAGGTGGTCCATGCAGCAGGATCCAGCCCATTGTTTAATCCACAAACTTCTAGAAGCACAAAGATAAGCCAGCTATCTTCCACGcgtgagagaaaaatgaaagccAATCGACCCAATTCCCGAAACTCCCCTTCTACACAAGCAATTTCCCTCTCAACGCACCGTTTTGTGTATACACTAGATTCCagattcttctcttcttctaccttcgttcttcttccttcttggtCACGTCCACTCCTAAAACAAAAAGGTTCAGCTCTCTGTGCAGCTTCCAACAAAATTTCTGGACCGTTCGCacaaaatttggacaaaaaatggCAATCCACCGGGCAAGTGTTAAATTCCTGATTACGGTGCTTCTCGTTTccagaaaaattgaaaaagtgcaACATGGGCGTGTACGCGGTCTCGGCACCGTACTTACGGCAAGGCATTCGAACGGCAGCTCCGAGTTGTCCACCATCGGAGCGATGATCAGCTTGGTCCGTCCCAGTCTAGCCCAGTGAGCCCATGCCCGCTCGACTCGAAACTCTCCGGTCAAGCACCGGCTTGGCGCATCCcgcatcctcttcttctttacAACGCCATCGGTGTTTCAAAACCACAAGAACCACTGCAATCTCAGTCAAATATGGAGACAAAAAAGAACTCACAGTGTGATTTATGGCCTCTAGTATGATCACATTAGGCACTGCCGGATCTGAAAATGGCTTCTCCACGGGAGATTCTGAATTTTTCGGTCGAGGAATTTCAGTGAGCTGGTGATAGGTATCTCCAACTAGAGCTGTTTCAGATTCTGGAATTGGTTGTGTGGTGTCAACGTCTTCAACCGGATCTGGAATGTGAATGAGGT contains these protein-coding regions:
- the LOC133874915 gene encoding probable galactinol--sucrose galactosyltransferase 2, which produces MTITATPSVKEGCLVVRGKVVSTGVPENVVVSPVGSGAAFIGATSTTPSSRHVFSLGVLEEGYKFLSLFRVKIWWMIPCFGKSGSEIPMETQMLLLEARQDSVLLDETSSDPNTENTFYVHFLPVLDGQFRTSLQGTPDNELKFCIESGDVNVQSFQSLEAVFINSGDNPFELIKDSIKILEKHKGTFSHIKNKKIPAHLDWFGWCTWDAFYTEVNPQRIKEGLQSFKEGGCSPKFLIIDDGWQETVNEFQKEGEPLIEGIQFATRLVDIKENNKFKSSGSDNACIDLHDFIDSIKDKYGLKFVYVWHALAGYWGGLLPSSETMKKYNPKIAYPIQSPGNTGNLRDIVMEILEKFGVGIIDPQNIFEFYNDLHSYLASCGVDGVKVDVQNLIETLGSGYGGRVSLTRRYQEALEQSIARNFKDNNLICSMSHNSDSIYSSKKSAVARASEDFTPREPTFQTLHIASVAFNSLLLGEIVVPDWDMFHSKHDTAEFHAAARALGGCAIYVSDKPGNHDFKILRKLVLPDGSILRARYAGRPTRDCLFEDPVMDGKSLLKIWNLNKLSGVLGVFNCQGAGSWPLKEVVQGMSSATSTCSLISCHVSPQDVEFLEEIADESWNGDCAIYAFSSGSLSKLPKKGTLEVSLRTLTCEIYTISPITVFRSDLLFAPIGLVDMYNSGGAIEALNCTRDLPGCTIKVRGRGCGRFGAYSSTKPRHCMVDMKEEEFTYNAEDGLLTVKLQGECKLKDIEFVY